One Caballeronia sp. NK8 DNA window includes the following coding sequences:
- a CDS encoding TrbI/VirB10 family protein — translation MAKKPDSATPSAEQEALVKGKTPRNAIMSIGILAAVVIGGLGFYYQLQATNKADEEARIKKATALKSSTETPAAANNNDIDQMIRQQRDAAASEAAARAASEAAAPKPAVKPMLTGADFKEEVAGSGTDTRELSRQAAQDAIYTSSIFKQAGASRSANSATGVLPAGVPSLDEVRAARNAAGANTPDAMAIALAKQGQAPEDRDRAFLRDAGSRGGIERTTFNGWSTGCTLTPPHVIHVKTVEGLNSDKPGRVALMVDEDVYDSLRGDCLMIPKGAFINGMYSADVKVGQERLLVASTSLRLPNGKSVPLNGMQGADQNGYAGFSGDVNNHFLKIFGAGFITAILLKAFDSSSQTATTATPNGVTTYGDTAGQVAAATAQTVMQRNQNIPPTITVEPGQKFLVQVTQDIVMEPYHD, via the coding sequence GTGGCGAAGAAACCGGACTCGGCTACACCCAGCGCGGAGCAAGAAGCACTCGTCAAAGGCAAGACGCCCCGCAATGCGATCATGAGCATCGGCATTCTGGCTGCGGTCGTGATCGGCGGCCTCGGCTTCTACTATCAGCTTCAGGCGACGAACAAGGCCGACGAAGAAGCTCGCATCAAGAAAGCGACGGCGCTTAAGTCGAGTACGGAGACGCCGGCTGCTGCGAACAACAACGACATCGACCAGATGATCCGTCAGCAGCGCGACGCAGCGGCGTCGGAGGCTGCCGCTCGCGCAGCGTCTGAAGCAGCGGCTCCGAAGCCCGCCGTCAAACCGATGCTGACCGGTGCGGACTTCAAGGAAGAGGTCGCAGGCTCGGGCACGGACACGCGCGAGCTTTCCCGCCAAGCGGCGCAAGACGCGATCTATACGTCCTCCATCTTCAAACAGGCAGGCGCATCGCGTTCGGCGAACTCGGCGACTGGCGTACTCCCCGCTGGCGTCCCTTCGTTGGACGAGGTACGAGCTGCTCGGAACGCTGCGGGAGCCAACACTCCCGATGCGATGGCGATCGCCTTGGCGAAGCAGGGCCAGGCACCCGAAGATCGCGACCGCGCCTTCCTCCGCGATGCGGGTTCGCGCGGCGGCATCGAACGGACAACCTTCAATGGCTGGTCGACGGGCTGCACGTTGACGCCGCCGCACGTTATCCACGTCAAGACGGTTGAGGGGCTGAACTCGGACAAGCCGGGTCGCGTGGCGTTGATGGTGGACGAAGATGTGTATGACAGCCTGCGCGGCGACTGCTTGATGATTCCGAAGGGCGCGTTCATCAATGGCATGTACAGCGCGGACGTCAAAGTGGGGCAAGAGCGCTTGCTCGTTGCTTCGACGAGTCTGCGTCTGCCCAACGGCAAGAGCGTGCCGCTCAACGGTATGCAAGGTGCCGACCAGAACGGCTACGCCGGGTTCTCGGGCGATGTGAACAACCACTTCCTGAAAATCTTCGGCGCGGGCTTCATCACGGCGATTTTGCTGAAGGCGTTCGACAGCAGCTCTCAGACCGCGACGACCGCGACGCCGAACGGCGTCACTACTTATGGTGACACGGCGGGACAGGTGGCGGCGGCGACAGCTCAGACCGTCATGCAGCGCAACCAGAATATACCGCCGACCATCACCGTTGAGCCGGGCCAGAAGTTCCTGGTGCAGGTGACGCAGGACATCGTCATGGAGCCATACCATGACTAA
- a CDS encoding TrbG/VirB9 family P-type conjugative transfer protein: MKHTLSLLTLALAAVTLNAAAAGTDPLDFDYEIAGNVLERPALVFNDGSDTYFQPRAGQSLRVDGGHSQGPYIVVPGTPEVIRYSAGGSSATAYWKKANRFIGDKARSDTPSGFSGFSGRLALIGPRSSLESTRSLNATLPLAQLVKALVPQGWTGSAQKDIDLTASTSFGTRDGENWMQSLDRLVAASDLYADVDFNSHHVTLRRSAPQSVAVNYVAPVSQVAAASAAATPVAVSSAASGTDPIADIAKRVAADAPAASGSVLAAKFGALAIRDGDDSHIQIKFSAKPAAELKVTGQDGKSLRPKWDDATAVVTFNRAERFTISSETDKVEVARVAGAVYEFDAANKAALQSVFDENGSTFFKFADTVGKVTVADVAHMGSGEQKGRYYKFNGTAEQFIVNADGNVVNVLRKHDVRFFDRPAS, translated from the coding sequence ATGAAGCACACGCTCTCTCTTCTCACTCTCGCGCTGGCCGCGGTCACGCTTAACGCGGCGGCTGCTGGCACGGACCCGCTCGACTTTGACTATGAGATCGCGGGCAATGTGCTTGAGCGACCGGCACTCGTCTTCAACGACGGCAGCGACACCTATTTCCAGCCGCGTGCCGGTCAGTCGTTACGCGTGGACGGTGGACATAGTCAAGGACCGTACATCGTTGTGCCGGGTACGCCCGAGGTGATCCGTTACTCGGCGGGCGGCTCGAGTGCCACCGCGTATTGGAAAAAGGCGAACCGCTTCATCGGCGATAAGGCGCGCAGCGACACGCCCTCCGGTTTTTCCGGCTTCTCTGGCCGCCTTGCGTTGATCGGACCGCGCAGCAGCCTCGAAAGTACCCGGTCTTTGAACGCCACGCTGCCGCTTGCACAACTGGTCAAAGCGCTGGTGCCGCAGGGCTGGACGGGATCGGCACAGAAGGACATCGATCTGACGGCCTCGACGAGCTTCGGCACGCGCGATGGCGAGAACTGGATGCAGTCGCTCGATCGCCTAGTGGCTGCCTCCGACCTGTACGCCGACGTCGACTTCAACTCTCACCATGTAACACTTCGCCGCTCGGCTCCGCAGTCAGTGGCGGTGAACTACGTCGCGCCGGTGTCGCAGGTCGCTGCTGCTTCGGCGGCTGCTACTCCGGTGGCCGTGTCGAGCGCAGCTTCTGGGACAGACCCCATCGCAGACATCGCGAAGAGGGTCGCTGCTGACGCGCCGGCAGCATCTGGGTCCGTGCTTGCTGCCAAGTTCGGAGCACTGGCGATCCGCGATGGCGACGACAGCCATATCCAGATCAAGTTCTCGGCGAAGCCTGCTGCGGAATTGAAGGTGACGGGGCAAGACGGCAAGTCGCTGCGTCCGAAGTGGGACGACGCGACGGCCGTGGTGACGTTCAATCGCGCGGAGCGCTTCACGATCTCCAGCGAGACCGACAAGGTCGAAGTCGCCCGCGTCGCGGGAGCCGTCTATGAGTTCGACGCCGCGAATAAGGCTGCGCTTCAAAGCGTGTTCGACGAAAACGGCTCGACGTTCTTCAAGTTTGCCGACACCGTCGGCAAGGTGACGGTCGCCGACGTGGCGCACATGGGGTCGGGCGAGCAGAAGGGCCGCTACTACAAGTTCAACGGCACCGCCGAGCAGTTCATCGTCAACGCGGACGGCAACGTCGTCAACGTGCTGCGCAAGCACGATGTGCGCTTCTTCGATCGGCCCGCGTCATGA
- a CDS encoding toxin co-regulated pilus biosynthesis Q family protein encodes MVAHLFACLALTTVPGLAAAEPDQSRLAPPPGDGWQLLSAPAAKAPVALVAMVSPVAPGVRSASVAPASPASPAAPKADVGGPAPVALPGAAAPSPVGSMDVAPVVVPSQGGATVLSSVLSFSITPQDINLRNALDRWLQQQGWQLAWKIDDDLPLEFNATFSGDFKSVLTQVMQATNHMRTPTRVCKHTNNVIRVVARAANCQE; translated from the coding sequence ATGGTGGCTCACTTGTTCGCGTGTCTCGCGCTCACGACTGTGCCGGGTCTTGCGGCGGCCGAGCCTGATCAATCGCGCCTCGCACCGCCGCCCGGTGATGGCTGGCAACTCCTCTCGGCACCCGCCGCTAAAGCCCCTGTGGCTTTAGTTGCGATGGTGTCGCCGGTTGCTCCTGGCGTTCGTTCTGCCTCGGTCGCTCCCGCTTCGCCTGCCTCTCCGGCCGCGCCCAAGGCCGATGTCGGTGGTCCCGCGCCGGTTGCACTTCCGGGCGCTGCCGCGCCGTCGCCGGTTGGCTCGATGGACGTCGCCCCGGTCGTCGTGCCGTCGCAAGGTGGCGCAACGGTGCTTAGTAGCGTTCTATCTTTCTCGATCACGCCGCAGGACATCAACCTACGCAATGCGCTCGATCGCTGGCTGCAGCAGCAGGGCTGGCAGCTCGCCTGGAAGATCGACGACGACTTGCCGCTCGAGTTCAACGCGACGTTCTCGGGCGACTTCAAGTCGGTGCTCACGCAAGTGATGCAGGCGACTAACCACATGCGCACGCCCACGCGGGTTTGCAAGCACACCAA
- a CDS encoding transglycosylase SLT domain-containing protein, which translates to MTKALAAACLSAMALSAHAATIDSIISPTRIVLDDGMKRAIVELPGEPVYACGLNPFLAWANRFEGQTVEATAGGVAINIDGSLVSLESLFVKAGWLRPATLTDDAQASITERRGGWSCASAQAPFDAMHTSVDPKILAGIALNESAYNGRAWPWTLNVAGRGFFFRTRDDAYRAVRYLISNGRSNFDVGIMQINWGYHSKRFTNAWDALAPATNIRVAEDILNENYRLTHSAVKAVAYYHSANPAPGREYLARFVKHLSQIERGL; encoded by the coding sequence ATGACTAAGGCGTTGGCGGCTGCTTGCCTGTCTGCGATGGCGCTTAGCGCACACGCGGCGACCATCGATTCGATCATCAGCCCGACGCGGATCGTGCTCGACGACGGCATGAAGCGCGCGATCGTTGAACTGCCCGGCGAACCGGTCTACGCATGTGGACTCAATCCATTTTTGGCATGGGCTAACCGATTTGAGGGCCAAACGGTCGAGGCCACGGCTGGTGGTGTTGCAATCAATATCGACGGATCGCTTGTCAGCCTCGAAAGCCTGTTCGTGAAGGCGGGCTGGCTGCGCCCCGCGACCCTTACCGATGACGCTCAAGCGAGCATCACCGAGCGCCGAGGCGGCTGGTCGTGCGCATCCGCGCAGGCGCCGTTCGACGCGATGCACACATCGGTCGATCCGAAAATTCTGGCTGGCATCGCGCTTAATGAGTCGGCATACAACGGTCGCGCATGGCCTTGGACGTTGAATGTCGCCGGTCGCGGCTTCTTCTTTCGCACTCGCGACGACGCCTATCGCGCGGTCCGCTATCTGATTAGCAACGGCCGGTCGAACTTCGACGTCGGCATCATGCAGATCAACTGGGGATACCACAGTAAGCGCTTCACGAACGCTTGGGATGCTCTTGCGCCCGCGACAAACATCCGTGTCGCCGAAGACATCCTCAACGAGAACTACCGCCTCACGCACTCCGCCGTAAAGGCCGTCGCGTACTACCACAGCGCCAATCCCGCACCGGGCCGCGAATACCTCGCGCGCTTCGTGAAGCACCTCTCTCAAATCGAACGCGGTCTATGA
- a CDS encoding lytic transglycosylase domain-containing protein yields the protein MNRLLQVSTLLIATVPFHAYADCLDDAARYHRVSVQVVRAIAQQESGMRPYVTNRNTDGSEDIGLMQINSSWLPKLGRFGITRQHLFDACVNAYVGTWILASNIKQFGPTWKAVGAYNAVSSNKQLIYANNIYRRLQRAN from the coding sequence ATGAACCGATTGCTTCAAGTCTCGACGCTGCTCATTGCAACCGTTCCGTTCCATGCCTATGCCGATTGTCTTGACGATGCCGCGCGCTATCACCGCGTGAGCGTCCAGGTAGTACGCGCAATCGCGCAGCAAGAGTCGGGTATGCGCCCGTATGTGACGAATCGCAATACCGATGGAAGCGAGGACATTGGCTTGATGCAAATCAACTCATCCTGGCTTCCAAAACTGGGTCGCTTCGGCATCACTCGGCAACACCTGTTCGACGCCTGCGTGAACGCTTATGTGGGGACATGGATCCTGGCTTCCAACATCAAGCAGTTCGGTCCGACATGGAAAGCGGTCGGTGCCTACAACGCAGTCTCGTCAAATAAGCAACTCATCTACGCCAACAACATTTACCGCCGCCTGCAACGCGCGAACTGA